The Candidatus Goldiibacteriota bacterium genome includes the window ATATCTGAAGGCGCCCTTTACCTGGCTCTTTTAATGTATTATCTGAACCTTGAAATACCCGATAAAACCGCGGTAATTTTATGCTATATAGTTATGTTTTCGTCATTCCTTGTCAGCTATTTAAGGGCGCGCGCGGGCGGCCTTAAAATAGACTGTTCCGGCGGAATTTTCACACGCCCGGAACGTATGGTGGTTATCTTACTTGGGCTTTTAATTAATCAGGCAGTCCCGGCGCTGTGGATTATGGCTGTTTTATCCATAGTAACGGTTATTCAGCGGTTTTTGCTTGTCAACGAACAGGCAAAACATATTTAAATTCATAGAAATTTCAGGAGGAGAAAGATGGCAAAGATCAGAATGGCAATTGCAGGTTTAGGCAACTGCGCCTGGTCCCTGATGCAGGGGCTGGAGTTTTACAAGGATGTACAGGACAGCACGTTTATCCCCGGACTTATGAACGCCAACCTTGGGGGATACAGGGTGCGCGACATTGAACTTGTCGCGGCTTTTGACGTGGACAGCAACAAGGTCGGAAAAGACGTAAAGGACGCGCTGGAAGCCCTTCCAAACAACACTATAGAATTCGCTAAAATGAAAAAGACCGGCGTGAAATGCATGAGGGGCCCGACACTGGACGGCCTTGGCAAGTATTACAGGGAAGTTGTAACAGAATCAGACGAGATTCCGGTGGACGTGGCTAAGGTATTAAGGGAAAAGAAAGTGGATGTGTTTGTAAGTTACATGCCTGTTGGTTCCGAAGAAGCGGTTCAGTACTACGCTTCGTGCGCGCTTGAGGCAAAGTGCGCGTTTGTAAATGCTATCCCGGTATTTATCGCTTCAAAACCGGAATGGGCGGAAAGGTTTAAAAAAGCAGGAGTGCCTATTATCGGCGACGACATTAAATCACAGGTCGGCGCGACGATAGTGCACAGGGTTTTAACCCAGCTTTTTGGCGACAGGGGCGTAAATATTCTACGCACCTATCAGATTAACTTTGGCGGCAACATGGACTTTAAAAACATGCTGGAACGCGAACGCCTTTATTCCAAGAAAATTTCCAAGACCAACGCTGTTTTGTCGGCAATGCAGAATCATATAAACAGCGCGGAAGACGTGCACGTAGGGCCGTCTGACCACATCCCATGGCTTAAAGACCGCAAATGGTGCCACATAAGGATGGAAGGCGAAAATTTCGGCGGCGTCCCGCTTAACCTTGAATTGAAACTGGAAGTATGGGATTCACCAAACAGCGCCGGTGTTATTATTGACGCGGTACGCTGCGCCAAGATAGCCCTTGATAAGAAAATAGGCGGCATACTGGAAGGGCCTTCAGCTTACTTTATGAAGACGCCCCCTGTTCAGTACGATGACAACCTTGCCAAACAGATGGTTCAGAAATTTGTGGACAGCAAACAGGCACCTGTTAAGAAATCCGCGAAAAAAGCGGTTAAAAAATCTTCCAAGAAGAAATAAATGTACCGCCTGCTTAAATTTACAGGCATGCTGTTAAAAAATATCCCGCGTTCCGCGGGATATTTTTTTTTCAGCGCCTTATCTTCTGTTTTTTTTATCCTGGGCGGCATCAGGAAGCAGACACTTAAAGATAATTTAAAACACATTACCGGTAAAGTACCTGACAACAGCACTCTTATCAAAAACTACCATAATTATGCCAGATATTATTTTGACCTTTTCAAAAATCCGTCTGAACTTTCAAAAAGCTTTGACCGCGCGTCTTTTCAATTGCTGGCCGAAACCGTAAAGAAACACCTTGATAGCGGCAAAAGCATGATAATAACCACAATGCACTATGGCAACTGGGATTTGGGCGGCGCGATTTTAGCATCTTATTTTCCGGGTAAAGTCACGGTAGTGGTGGAAGAATTATCAGGCGGGGCTTTTAAATGGTTTACTGAAACAAGAAACGGCTGGGGTATGAATGTAATAAAATCCACGGATTTAAAAGGCATGCTTAAAGTTCTAAAATCCGGCGGCCTTCTTGTTCTTGTCTCTGACAGAGACCTGGAAAAAACAGGTTTTAACCCGTTATTTTTCGGCAGCAAAGCATACATTCCATCCGGTCCCGTAAAATTGTCCCTTATGTCCGGTGCTCCGATATTATTTGGAGTATTCAAACGTATGCCTTCTGACCCTTTAAAATATTCCCTGTTCTGGGATAATACTCTTTTAAATGACGAAAATCTTCCCCGAACACCGGAAAACGAAGAAAAAATTACAAAAGAACTTGTTTCAAAATTTGAAACTGTATTAAAACAGGATGCATCACAGTGGTGCATGCTGCAGAAGGTGTGGCTGGAATAGTTTTAGAGGCTTGGAAGCTTGAATGGAGCGAGCCTGTGAAGTTAAAATCCCCGGGCTTACGCGGATTATTTGGCTTTGGTAGACGCGGGTCTTTAGCCCGCGGTTGAAGTGAGCATGCGAACGGAAATCCCTGCGATGAAGCGAGCCTGTGAACAAAGATGTAGGGACAGTTGATTTTTTTGGTGCATTAAAAACAAAACCTATACATAAATATCTATTTTATTTATAATAAACCGTTGTTAAAAAATATTACAAAAAGGGAACATATGCCTGACACTTTTAAAAAAATAGCCATAGTGACGCCGTATTATTACCCGCTTTACGGCGGGGTACAGGAATATGTCTATCACCTGAAAAAAGAGTATCAAAAACTTGGATATTTTGTAAAAGTAATCACTTCACGTTTCAACAGCGATATTTCAAAAGACGAAAAAGACGTAATAAGAATAGGGCGCGGGTATCCTATAACAGTAAACGGTTCTACAGGCAGAATAATACTGATGCGTGATAAAACAGAAATTAAAAAAGCGCTGGATAAGTATAACTTTGACATAATCCATTTCCAGGAGCCCTTTGTCCCCTTTTTGTCGCACGAAGTGATAAAATTTTCTAAAGCCTTTAACATAGCCACTTTCCACGCGAATTTTACTTCAAATATTTATTACAGGGCGGGAAAAGTATTTATTTCGCCTTTATGGAAAAAACTTCACGGCAAAATAGCAGTATCTCCTTCGGCAAAAAGCAGCATTTCCAGGTATTTTGACGGTTCTGATATTGAAATAATACCAAACGGCGTTTCAACATCACGCTTTTCCCCCACAGGGGATAAAATAGAAAAATTTAATGATTCCATGATAAACATACTTTTCACGGGAAGAATAGAAAAAAGAAAGGGGCTTGTGTACCTTATAAAAGCTTATGAAAAACTTAAAAATACACATTCAAATATAAGGCTTATTGTTGTCGGACGCGGCCCTTTAATGCCGCAGCTTCAGAAATACATTAAAAAACACGCTATAAAAGACATTTTTTTTGAAGGTTTTGTTTCCACAGATGACCTTCCAAAATATTACAGGACCGCGCAGATATACTGCTCGCCCGCGCTTTTTGGCGAAAGTTTCGGCATTGTCCTATTGGAAGCAATGGCGGCTGGTATTCCTGTCGTGGCTTTTAACATAAGCGGATATAATGATGTGGTTTCAAATATGGATGACGGTTTTCTTGCGCAGCCGCGCGACGTGCATGACCTGTCGCAGAAACTGGAAATTCTGATAACAAAAAAACCCATTATGCGCGAACTGGGCGCCCGCGGCAGGATAAAAGCCAAACGCCACGCATGGCCGGAAATAGCCAAAAAAAACCTGGAATTTTACCGTACTATTTGGGATAAAGAACATCATGACAAAACGGAGGCCGTTTAATGTACTATATTATCGTAATTTTTACGGCTTTAATAACCCTTATTCCCATCAAAACGCTGTACACGGCGGCGTTTTATATAACAAAAGTAATATTTTTTTTCTGGACTGAAAAATATAAAAATGTTGAGGATAATTATAAAACCGTACTGTTAAAAAAACTTGGCCGTTTCCCTTCTGATATAGAACTTAAAAACACAATAAACGATAACCTTAAAAATTATGCCATGTTTAACGTGGAATTTTTATATCTGAATAAAATGGTGAAAAAAGGCGCTGTTCCTGAAATCCGCGGAACAGAAAAACTGGACGAATCCCTGAAAAAAGGAAAAGGCATCATAATGTGCACCCTTCACTTTTCAAACTGGGATATTGCGGGGCTTACTATTTCCTCCCACTATGACAATGTCTGGGCCGTTGCCGATGACCTGGGCGGCGGATATTCAAAATTTATACAGGAAACACGCGGAAAATACGGCATACATATTGTGCTTCCCAATAAAAACCTTAAAGACGCCTACCGCTGCCTGGAAAATAACGGCATTTTAAACGTGCTTGTGGACAGGCCTGTTTCACCTTCGGAAAAAGGAGCGGTAGAAGTGGAATTTTTTGGAAGAAAAACATATGTGGCATCTTTTGCCGCAAGGCTTGCCTTAAAAACAGGCGCCGCGTTAATGCTTGGCTGTGTCATAAGGGAAAATGAAAATTTTTACGGCAATCCCGGGGAAATTATAGAGTATAATATTACAGGAAATACCGATACTGACCTGCAGGTAATAACACAGGAAATAATGAAACACGCGGAAAAACTTATAACAGCACACCCGGAACAGTGGTATATGTTCCGCAGGTTTTGGAAATAAAAAAACCTATTTTAATTATAAGGAGCTTCAATGTCAAAAAAGAAAAATTCATTTTTTACGCAGCACCCCCCTCACGGCTATGCGGTGGACAAACATATGGAATTCATAAAACAGGAGCATTTAACCGGATACAGCAAGGCTGATACACACCTGCATACCACCGCAAGCGATGCTGTAAATACCCCTGAAGAAGTTGTGGATTACGTGGAACACCACACTGACCTTGCAATAATAGGCGTGACCGACCACGACCAGATAAAAGGCGGAATAGCCGCGCAGGAATACGCCCTTAAAAAGAAATACAGGGTACAGGTAATTGTGGGCGAGGAAGTAAGCACTTTAAAGGGCCACCTTATAGGCCTTTTTATGAAAAAAAGGATAAGAAGATACACTTCGCTGATAGACACAATTAAATCAATACACGAACAGGGCGGCATAGTTGTCGTCCCCCACCCTTTAAGCTGGCTTACAACGTCTGTGGGGGAACAGGCGTTTAAAACCATAATAGAACATAAAGACCCTCTTGTTTATTTTGACGCGGTGGAGCTTTTAAACCCCGCAATAGCAGGCAAAATAACCGACGGCAAAGCCGCTAAAATCAACAAGGAATTCTGGAAGCTTCCCGTTACCGGCGGTTCTGACAGCCACTCTTTTGAAGGCGTGGGCGATGCCTATACTTTATTTAAGGGAAAAACAATTGAGGACTTCCGTACCAGTATTAAAGAAGGCACCACTTTCTTTGGCGGCACGTACTGGGACTTTCAGGACCACTGGGATTTGTTTATAAAAAAAGTCAAAAAGTTTAAAGTTTTTTAGGATAGATGCTTGGAAGTTTGGATGCTTAGAGGCTTGGTAAAATCCAAATCAACTGCCCCCTAACACTTACGCTCGTAAACTCGCGTAAGCCCGGGGATTTCCGCTTCACAGGCTTGCTCCAACCGCGCCCTAAAGAGACGCGCCTACCACTGCATACAACAAAACCGGTAAGGCCGAGGGACGGAAGTAACGGTAAACATTGATATTTGAGATTCGAAATTCGAAAATTTGATTAACACTTACAGGGGTTGGGTGTGTTTTTTCAGTATGCGCCGCGTAAGCATAGTATAAATCCGGCAGGAACTGTTTAATGCAACGCCGGCATACATGTATGTGACGCGGGCTCCCGTTTGCCAATGATGTTAACCTGAGCGATGATTTCAAGTTTGTTTGGATACAAGATTACCAGTTTGCGGCGCATGCTGAAAAAATACACCCAATCACTGTAATACAGAGGGACGGATGCACGGAAGATCAGAGGGACGGAAGTAAAAACAAACATCGAAAATTCGAAAATTGGACGAACACAAGAATACAACAGGGGTTGGGTGTGTTTTTTCAGTATGCGCCGCCCTAACATACTATGTATATGGCAGGGGCGGTTTAATGCTTCGCCGGCATATTCGGATGTAACACGAGTTCCCGGCCGCAAACGACATTAACATACCTGTAGACTTCAAACTTGTTTGGTTACAAGCACACCAATTTGCGGCGCGTGCTGAAAAAATACACCCAATCACTGTAATACAGAGGGACGGATGCACGGAAGGTCAGAGGGACGGAAGTAAAACAAATCTACTGCCGCGGGCTAAAGACCCGCGTCTACCAGGACAAAATCAAACTACTTCAAAAAAAAAGGCCGGCTTTTCAGCCGGCCTTTTTCTGTTTGAATTTAAAGTTTATCCGGTGTAACGTAATCGCCCTTGGCGGCTTTTAATTCCATAAGCCTTTTTTTCTGGGCTTCAAGTTCTTCAAATACCCTGGCAGGAGTGCCCTTAACGCCTTTATAAACCGCTATTATCCTGTCCATCTTGGCTATATTTTCCTGTACGCGTATCATAAACTGTTCATTATATTCTTCAATTGAATATTCTTTATTAAGCAGTTCTTTAAAAAGTTTCTTAATAATGTCATATTTTGGAAGGACTCCCACAGGGGACTGTATTCCATCCACATCACCGTTTGCTTTTAATTCCATCCATTTAAGCCAGACTTTTTTATCCTTAACCCCGTTCAACCATTTGCCATCTTTGCCCCTTAAGAAATAATTGGCGCCAAAAATAGGAGGCACGGTTTTTAAAGTTTTTGGAAATTCAAGGTAGCATTCAAGATATTTGGCCATGGAAATTGAAAGGAATTCAAGGTTGGACATAATGTTAAACACGCGCTTGCCTTCCTGCCCTATTGTAGCGGCCGTGGTTTCCGATTCAAGCGAAGCTCCCATTGTAATTACACCGTGTTCCCAGCCAAAAGACTGGCATACAGGAACGGATGTATTACTGTCGCGCCCGCCGTAAATAATACCCTTAAGCTCCACACCCTCTTTTTTATGGAGATTTTTATCGCAATTTTTCAGTTTTTCAAGGCTTATGGAATACCTTGCATTTTTATGCGCGAAATTTATTTCCTGGCCTGTGTGGTCTGTTTTGCCTTTTTCCCATGTGCCGGAATAATTTTTTCCCTTTTCAGGCGTTTCCCTTTTATCGCCAAGCCAGTACGGCGTGCCGTCTGCATTTAATACATTACTTACAATTACATCGCCGGGTGAGTTTAATACATTCCAGATAAGCGGGTCAGATTCAGAACTTATATCCTGAATAATTCCGAATATCCCTTTTTCAACGTTAACAGCGTGTACTTTGCCTTTAATATTTCTTAAATACGCCAAATCATCGCCCACTATTGATTCGCCTTCAACCATGGCGGTGGAAGTCTTTCCACACATAGAAGGGTAAGCACCGGAGAAATATGATACGCGCCCCTTTGGCCCTTTTACGCCCATTACAAACATATGTTCAGCAAGCCAGCCTTCGCGCGATGCTTTCTGAATTGCAAGCCTTAAAGCAAGTTTCTTAAAGCCCACTGACTGCCCCGCGTACTGCGTGTTGCAGCTGTAAACTGTCTCTGTTTCAAGGTCAATGTACACCCTTCTGTCTTCTATATTTTTACTGTTCATCTGCTCATCCACTTCGCCCGTTCCGTGAACAACCTTGAAGAAAGAGGATGGTTTTGCTTTTTTAAAAGCTTCATAAGCTTTTCTGTAAAGAATATTTTCCGAATGCACAACATAAAAAGAATCTGTAAGCTGCACTGAAGGAATATAAAAAGGGGAATTTACAGGCCCAAGCGAATAAAAACATACCATCATCTGGCGCCCTTTCATTATTCCCTTCATTTTTTCATGAATCTCTTTTAACCCTTCTTCCCTGTCCATTCCGTTTAAACCTTCAGGCGCTATACCCGGGGAGAAAAGAAATTTTGTATTTTTTGGGTCACGTCCCTGATCGTGGATTCCGTCATGATGAATTGTATGCCCTTTAATATTTAAAGCTTCTTCTTCCCCTTTTTCAAGCGCCATTTTTTTAATATATTCTTCATCGGCTTTACCGTCATTGGGAACAAAAACAGAATCAGGATCCATTACCTCCGCGTATTTGGCCACAAATTCCATTAATGCGGGATTCTTCAGGGCTTCAAGCCTCTTGTAACTTTCTTTGGAACACTTCTTTCTTAAAACCTCCATAAATTCGTACCTCCTGTGTGTAAAAATTACAATATTATCTGATTTTTATACCAAAAATTCAAGTAAAAATTTTTTCCTATTCTTCCATATCTATATACGAAAGCATTCCGTCTGACATCCTGTAAAAAAGCGGCGCCACATAAAGCTTTTCATACCTGTTCTTTATCCTTTTAACTTCTGATATTACAAAATCTTCTTCGTTGCCTATTTCAAATATCGGGGAAAAACTGTCAAAATGCTGTTCAGCCGTATCTTTGTCCCATCCCGCGTTTACAAGCCCTTCTATATAACTTTCTTTTCTATTGTGCAGGCCGCACATACCGCAGTCATCATGGCCTATTATAGCGATTGCTTTTATTTGTCCGACAGCCACAGCGTATGAAATAACAAAATCACTGTATTTCATGGAACCGCCCGCGGTCCTTATCACATAAGCAAAATTATCCGGAACCCTTAAAACTTTTCTGTTATCCATGCACATACCGATAAGAATTTCCGCGTTATCGTACTGCTTTCTGTCTTCACCAAAATTATGGCATCGGATAAGGGTTTCAACCGGGGTTCCCAGCATTGATTTTGGAATATCCGCCGCTGAAT containing:
- a CDS encoding CDP-alcohol phosphatidyltransferase family protein gives rise to the protein MGYKAARDGLKKFFENAMVPLLVLLNKLHITPNFVTWVGLIINLAGTFLIYKGQFITGAIVIIFASIFDMIDGSLARYTNQKSKFGGFLDSVTDRISEGALYLALLMYYLNLEIPDKTAVILCYIVMFSSFLVSYLRARAGGLKIDCSGGIFTRPERMVVILLGLLINQAVPALWIMAVLSIVTVIQRFLLVNEQAKHI
- a CDS encoding inositol-3-phosphate synthase, which codes for MAKIRMAIAGLGNCAWSLMQGLEFYKDVQDSTFIPGLMNANLGGYRVRDIELVAAFDVDSNKVGKDVKDALEALPNNTIEFAKMKKTGVKCMRGPTLDGLGKYYREVVTESDEIPVDVAKVLREKKVDVFVSYMPVGSEEAVQYYASCALEAKCAFVNAIPVFIASKPEWAERFKKAGVPIIGDDIKSQVGATIVHRVLTQLFGDRGVNILRTYQINFGGNMDFKNMLERERLYSKKISKTNAVLSAMQNHINSAEDVHVGPSDHIPWLKDRKWCHIRMEGENFGGVPLNLELKLEVWDSPNSAGVIIDAVRCAKIALDKKIGGILEGPSAYFMKTPPVQYDDNLAKQMVQKFVDSKQAPVKKSAKKAVKKSSKKK
- a CDS encoding lysophospholipid acyltransferase family protein, translated to MYRLLKFTGMLLKNIPRSAGYFFFSALSSVFFILGGIRKQTLKDNLKHITGKVPDNSTLIKNYHNYARYYFDLFKNPSELSKSFDRASFQLLAETVKKHLDSGKSMIITTMHYGNWDLGGAILASYFPGKVTVVVEELSGGAFKWFTETRNGWGMNVIKSTDLKGMLKVLKSGGLLVLVSDRDLEKTGFNPLFFGSKAYIPSGPVKLSLMSGAPILFGVFKRMPSDPLKYSLFWDNTLLNDENLPRTPENEEKITKELVSKFETVLKQDASQWCMLQKVWLE
- a CDS encoding glycosyltransferase family 4 protein — encoded protein: MPDTFKKIAIVTPYYYPLYGGVQEYVYHLKKEYQKLGYFVKVITSRFNSDISKDEKDVIRIGRGYPITVNGSTGRIILMRDKTEIKKALDKYNFDIIHFQEPFVPFLSHEVIKFSKAFNIATFHANFTSNIYYRAGKVFISPLWKKLHGKIAVSPSAKSSISRYFDGSDIEIIPNGVSTSRFSPTGDKIEKFNDSMINILFTGRIEKRKGLVYLIKAYEKLKNTHSNIRLIVVGRGPLMPQLQKYIKKHAIKDIFFEGFVSTDDLPKYYRTAQIYCSPALFGESFGIVLLEAMAAGIPVVAFNISGYNDVVSNMDDGFLAQPRDVHDLSQKLEILITKKPIMRELGARGRIKAKRHAWPEIAKKNLEFYRTIWDKEHHDKTEAV
- a CDS encoding lysophospholipid acyltransferase family protein produces the protein MYYIIVIFTALITLIPIKTLYTAAFYITKVIFFFWTEKYKNVEDNYKTVLLKKLGRFPSDIELKNTINDNLKNYAMFNVEFLYLNKMVKKGAVPEIRGTEKLDESLKKGKGIIMCTLHFSNWDIAGLTISSHYDNVWAVADDLGGGYSKFIQETRGKYGIHIVLPNKNLKDAYRCLENNGILNVLVDRPVSPSEKGAVEVEFFGRKTYVASFAARLALKTGAALMLGCVIRENENFYGNPGEIIEYNITGNTDTDLQVITQEIMKHAEKLITAHPEQWYMFRRFWK
- a CDS encoding PHP domain-containing protein, translated to MSKKKNSFFTQHPPHGYAVDKHMEFIKQEHLTGYSKADTHLHTTASDAVNTPEEVVDYVEHHTDLAIIGVTDHDQIKGGIAAQEYALKKKYRVQVIVGEEVSTLKGHLIGLFMKKRIRRYTSLIDTIKSIHEQGGIVVVPHPLSWLTTSVGEQAFKTIIEHKDPLVYFDAVELLNPAIAGKITDGKAAKINKEFWKLPVTGGSDSHSFEGVGDAYTLFKGKTIEDFRTSIKEGTTFFGGTYWDFQDHWDLFIKKVKKFKVF
- a CDS encoding phosphoenolpyruvate carboxykinase (GTP); translation: MEVLRKKCSKESYKRLEALKNPALMEFVAKYAEVMDPDSVFVPNDGKADEEYIKKMALEKGEEEALNIKGHTIHHDGIHDQGRDPKNTKFLFSPGIAPEGLNGMDREEGLKEIHEKMKGIMKGRQMMVCFYSLGPVNSPFYIPSVQLTDSFYVVHSENILYRKAYEAFKKAKPSSFFKVVHGTGEVDEQMNSKNIEDRRVYIDLETETVYSCNTQYAGQSVGFKKLALRLAIQKASREGWLAEHMFVMGVKGPKGRVSYFSGAYPSMCGKTSTAMVEGESIVGDDLAYLRNIKGKVHAVNVEKGIFGIIQDISSESDPLIWNVLNSPGDVIVSNVLNADGTPYWLGDKRETPEKGKNYSGTWEKGKTDHTGQEINFAHKNARYSISLEKLKNCDKNLHKKEGVELKGIIYGGRDSNTSVPVCQSFGWEHGVITMGASLESETTAATIGQEGKRVFNIMSNLEFLSISMAKYLECYLEFPKTLKTVPPIFGANYFLRGKDGKWLNGVKDKKVWLKWMELKANGDVDGIQSPVGVLPKYDIIKKLFKELLNKEYSIEEYNEQFMIRVQENIAKMDRIIAVYKGVKGTPARVFEELEAQKKRLMELKAAKGDYVTPDKL
- a CDS encoding carbonic anhydrase is translated as MKIKEINSAADIPKSMLGTPVETLIRCHNFGEDRKQYDNAEILIGMCMDNRKVLRVPDNFAYVIRTAGGSMKYSDFVISYAVAVGQIKAIAIIGHDDCGMCGLHNRKESYIEGLVNAGWDKDTAEQHFDSFSPIFEIGNEEDFVISEVKRIKNRYEKLYVAPLFYRMSDGMLSYIDMEE